The Coprothermobacter sp. nucleotide sequence GCCGGCCGAGTTCTACAAGAAGGAGCGTGAGGGCGTCATCTTCGAGAGCGCGCAGACCAACCCCGCCGACCTGGTGCGCATTTTCGGGCCGATTCTCGAGGCTGGAGATGAAATCGTCTGTGTCATGATATCGGGGGCTATCTCGGGGTCTGTCAACGCGGCGCACGTTGCCGTCCAGACCCTGGTGGCCGAGGATCGAATTTCCATCGTGGACTCTCGCCAGAGTGGCTATTGCCAGCTGACGATGGGCCGGTTGGCCAAGAGCATGGCGGATGAGGGCAAGAGCCGCGCCAAAATCGTCGAAGCGCTCACCGAACTGCGGGACCGCACGTGGGTCTACTTCATCATGGAGTCGCTCCACTGGCTGTACAAGGGTGGCCGCCTCACAGGTGCTCAGGCCCTCATTGGGACGATCATCCAGCTCAAGCCTATCGTCTGGTTTGACGACATCGGCCGCATGGTGACGCACGACAAGATCCGGACGCTCAAGGCGGGCAAGGAACGGCTCAAGGAGTTGGTTCTGGAAATGGCCTCCTACGGCGTGGTGTCTGCAGGGTTACACTGGGCCGACAACTGGGATGAGGCCAGGGAGTTTGGGGACTGGATGGAATCGGTGCTCCACGTACCGGTCGAGTACAACAGGGTCTCCTGTGTCGTCGGCTGTCACGTGGGCCCGACGGTTCTGGGACCCGTCGTCGTCATGAAGGAGAAGCCGAAGGCGAAGAATCGCGTAGACTAAGCAGGACACCGAGAAGGACGACGGCTCCGCCGGCTAGCTGCATTACTGTCACTGTTTCGTGCAGCACGACCCAGGAGGTCAGCACACCGAAGACCGGGACAAGGTTGAGGATGTTGACCGCCTGGGTCGATGCCATTCTGGCAACTCCGTAGTTGTACAGGGAGTACCCTCCGACCGAACAGAAGACCGCCAGATAGATGACGGCCCAGACACCTTCGGCGGGGATTGGGAAAGCCGGCCGCTCAAACACACCTGCCAGAGGAAGCAGGACGATACTGCCAAACAGCATCTGAAACATCGCAGTTCTGCTGGCCGAGCTGTTTTTGGACAGGTTCTTGACCAGAATGCTGTAGAATGCCCAGCAGATGCCTGAGAGGATGATGAGTCCGTCGCCAAGAAGGCGCTTCCCTCCCAGGGCCCCTATAAGAGAACGTGGGTTGACGATGAGAACGACCCCGACGACAGACAGCGCAATGCCCCCGACGGCAATGCAGGAGAACCTCCTGTGATAGACCAGACCCTCCACCAGGAGCGACAGGACGGGAAAGACGCCCATCATCAGTGAGATCTCGGAGGCTGTCGACAGGGCAAGACCCACGTTCTCGAAGATATGGTTCAGCGCATAGCCCAGGACTCCTCCCAGCATCATGGCGCCGAATGCTCGCCGGTCCAGACGAAGGTCTTCGTGACGAACAAGCAGCCAGGCGAGCAGGATGGCGCTTGCGAGCACGAAGCGTATCCATGCGAGCCAAAGCGGAGGGATAGAGCGAAGAGCCAGCTTGGAGACGGCGAAGGACGTTCCCCAGACGAACGCCGCTGCTACGACGGACACTATGCTTCCGGTTCGGGTTGTTGGCATGATTGCACATGGTACCTTTCTGGATGGCTCTTGTCAAAGGCCCGGCTTCGCGGGCCGGGCACCTGCCCTGCCGTGAACGAACAAAGCCCCGGCGGTTGGTGTCCAGGGCTTCGCAGAGTCAGGAAATCAGGCGCAGGATGTTGTTGCTACTGGTCCCGGTCCTGCAGCTTATAGTCCCGAATCTTGTTGAACAGCGATTTGCGGGAGATGCCGAGGATCTGGGCGGCCTTGGTCTTGTTCCCACCGGACTCGCGCAACGCCTTGCGGATCATATCGATCTCCATTTGCTGGATGGCGTCTGACAGACGAAGTCCACCGTTGCCGTCTGCGCCGACTGCCTGCGGCCGCGTGGGTTGTGCCACCAGTGGCTGACCCTCAGGAGCTGAAGATTCCTCGCGTCGGTGCAGAATGGGCTGAGCGCAGAGTTCTACTGTCTCGGGCAGGAGCACGTGTGCCTGAGAGATGATGACTGCCCGGGCGATGACGTTTTCCAGCTCCCGGACATTTCCCGGCCACTCATAGGCAGTAAGGCGTTCCAAGGTCTGGTCTGCTATCTCTGTGACGTCACGCCCGTACTTGGCCGCGTACTTCCTGACGAAGTGGCGTGCCAGCAGCACAGTATCGCCGCGCCGGTCACGCAGCGGGGGAAGACGCAGTGTGATGACGTTGAGCCGGTAGAACAGGTCCTCGCGGAACTTGCGTTCAGAGACCAGTCTGGTCAAGTCCTGGTTCGTGGCCGCGATGACGCGTGCCGACGACGTCAGATGCTCTCGACCGCCGACGCGTTCGAAGCCTCCATCCTGCAGGATTCGCAGGAGTTTTGCCTGGAGCGGCAGCGACATGTCGCCGATCTCGTCGAGGAAGAGGGTGCCACTGGATGCCTGTTCGAACTTGCCGATGTGCGTATCGAAGGCGTCAGTGAAGGCTCCCTTGTCGTGACCGAACAGCTCGCTCTCGAGAAGGTTCTCCGGGATGGCCGCGCAATTGACGACGATGAACGCCCGGTCCTTTCGATGGCTGTTGTTGTGAACGGCCTTGGCGACCAGCTCCTTGCCAGTACCTGATTCGCCGAGGACCAGGACGGTCGCATCCGAGCTGGCAACCTTGCCGATCTGCTTGTAGACTTCCTGCATGAGTGGACTCTGGCCGACGAGCTCGTCACTGTTGATGACGGGAAGGTCCTCGGGGCGAGCCCGTCCTGAGAGGCATGACAGCTCGCGAAGTTCAAGAGCCCTTTTCACCTTGATTTTGACCTCATCGATGTCAAACGGTTTGGTTAGATAGTCATAGGCTCCGGACTTCATGGCGGAAATGGCGACATCCGACGAGCCGAACGCTGTCAGGAAAATGACAGGGAGATCGGGCTGGGATTCCTTGATCTTGAGAAAAGCATCCATGCCGCTCATGACGGGCATCTTGACGTCCATCAGGACGGTGTCCGGGTTCAGGGCTCTGACCTTCTCGACTGCTTCCTGACCGTTCTTGGCGACGTTGACGCGATAGCCCTCGTCCTCAAGTGACTCGCGGAGCAGTTCGCGTATGTTTTCCTCGTCGTCCACGACCAGAATGAGCTTGCTTTGGGTTTTCATAGGCAATTTCACAGTTTACCGGTTTCGAAGTCCGAGTCAAACACCAGGATTGATGATTCGCTGCATGCTGACAGTGAACGTAGCGCCCGCTCCCTCTGTACTCTCATAGGTGATGACGCCATTGTGAAAAGAGGCGATTTTCTGGGAAATGGGAAGGCCAAGGCCGGTGCCGTGTTCCTTGGTCGTGAAGAACGGGGTGAACATCTTGGGCTTGTCCTCATTCCTGATACCCGCACCGACATCGCGTACCTCGAGAATGACACGATCAGCTTCGATCCTTGCGGTGACGGTAACGACCCCACCGCCCTTATCCTGCATCGACTGTATGGCGTTCTGCAGCAGGTTCATGAACATCTGCTCGGTCTGGCGCGCATCCCATGTGACCATGACCTGTGGCACCTGGAGGTCGAGCGTGGCATGGCCGTCCTCGAACTGCTGCGCCATGAGCTCTCCCATCGATTCGAAGAACCCACGCAGGTCGAACTCGACCGGCTGAGGCGGCGCAGGGCGCCCGAAGGTGAGTAGGTCCTTGACCAGTAATTCGAGACGGTCGGCTTCGCTGCGGATAGGGATGATGTACTTGGCTTCGGGACGCCCCTGCAGCTTCTTCTCCAGAAGACCTGCATATCCCTTGATGCTTGTAAGAGGGTTGCGTACCTCGTGGGCGATACCGGCTGTGAAGATGCCGAGCGTCTTGAGGGCCTCGGTCTGCTTCGCTTCTTCAATGCTCCGCTTGAGTGAGTGTGCCAGGTCGGCGACCGCGCGCGAGATCTCTCCCAGTTCCCCTCCACCGCGTGGCACGCGCGTGTCCAGGTTGGTCTTGAGTTGGACGACGCTGCGGCGAAGGGACAACAGGCGTATCAGGAAGAAGGTCAGCAGGATGATTGTCGCTGCGCCACTCAGCGCGATGGAGACAGTCGAAGTCTTGAAGGCCTCGAAACGGACACGCTGCAACGGAGCGAGGACCTGAGGCATGTCCCTGTCGACGACCAGATAGCCGAGAGTCCGTGTGCCTGCCTTCAAGGGAAGAGCGACGGTCAGCTTGGGCAGCGGGTTACGCGACCCATCGGTCAGGTAGACGAGACTTGGCGTGAAGAGGCTGACCTGGTATCCGATGCTGACACGTGGGAAGTTTCCCTTGAACACATCGATGTAGTCATAATAGGACTTCGAGAGGAAGACGCTCACCAATTCGTTCTGCTTGCTCTGGCTCAGCTTGTCGAACTTGTAGCTGCTGGACAGTTCGCGATACATGCGGTTCCAGCGTTCGACGGCCTGCGATCCTATGGCCTGGAGGGTCTCGCTTTCCTTCTTGACGAGTTCGTCCTGAAACTCGAAGATGAGGCGGTTGCTCAGAATCGCCATCGAGACGCCCACGATGAGCAGGGCAGTCACAATAATCTGGAAGGTCAGCGACTTGAAGACTCGACCCAATTGGTCCTCCTGGGATGAAACAAGGTCAGATGGATACTCGCTTCAGCAGTTCCACAAGCTCTGGCTTGAGAAGGTTGCGCCGGGTGACTGCTTCGAGCGTCTCCTGAAGGACAATATGCCCGTCGCGTGTTCCTGCGACGACACCCGAGCGGCCTTCACTGAGAGCGACAACTGCCGCTTCGCCCGATGTACTGGCCAGGATGCGGTCGAAGCGCGTGGGGCTCCCCCCTCGCTGGACGTAGCCGAGGACGGTCGCCCTGCACTCCACCGGCAGGTTGGCATCGATATAGTGCGACAGTTCCTCTGCATGCCCTGCGCCTTCTGCCATGACGATGATGTGGTGTTTCTTCTGCGCCATGACGTCATCGTGCAGGCGTGTGATGAGTTTGGGGATGCTGAAGGGCAATTCCGGGGTCAGAACGATGTCGGCGCCCGTCGCCAGAGCGGCTTCGAGTGCAATGGAGCCATTGTCCCTGCCCATGACCTCGACGACAAACACGCGGTCGTGAGACTCCGCCACGTCGCGAATACGGTCGATGGCGTCGATGGCGATGTTGACAGCAGTATCAAACCCGATGGTGTAGTCAAACCCATACAGGTCGTTGTCGATGGTCGACGCGACCCCGACGACGGGAACACCCAACTGGCCGAGCAGGTAACCACCCGTCTGTGAGCCGTTGCCCCCGATGATGACCAGGCCGTCCAGCCGGTTCTGCTGGGCGACGAGCGCTGCCTGCTTGCGGCCCTCCTCAGTACGGAACAGTTCACTGCGGGCACTCTTGAGCATCGTGCCTCCGAGTTCCAGGATGCCGGAGACGCTGCGTGCGTTGAGCTCTATCCAGGTGTTGGATACCAGTCCGTCGTAGCCGCGCTCGAACCCGACTGCCTCGACTCCCATCGACGCAGCCGTACGTGCAACTGCGCGAATGGCAGCATTCATGCCGCTGGCGTCGCCACCGCTGGTCAGAAGTCCGATGCGTTTCATGGCTACTTGGAGAAGACCTTCAGGAGGTCGACCCACTCCTGAGGGACCGTTTTGAGCTTGCCAACGGCTTCAATGAGCGGAATTGCGGTCACTTCGGTGCCGCGGAGAGCAGCCATCTTGCCGAATTCGCCGTCATGGATCATCTCGACGGCTTTCACGCCGACGCGGGATCCCAGGATGCGGTCGAACAGGGTGGGACTTCCTCCCCGCTGGATGTGCCCTATCGTGGCCGAACGAGTCGAGATTCTCGTCTTCTCCTCGACGATCCTGGCCACTTCCGGCCCCACACCCCTGTCCTGCAGCAGCATGTGGCCGAAGTCGTCCAGTTTCTCGCTGGTGGCCTGTGTGACTTCTACACCCTCACTCACGACGATGAAGGCGTACTTCTTGCGCCTGTAGGCGGTCATGACCTGGCGCACCAGGGCGTCCCAGTCGACGGGGACCTCGGGGATGAGTGTGTAGTCGGCTCCTGAGCCGATGCCGGTATAGAGTGCAACCCATCCAGCATATCTGCCCATGACTTCCAGGATGATGATGCGCCGATGGGACAGTGCAGTGTCCTTCAGCCTTCGCGAAGCGTCGAGAGCAACACTCACTGCCGTGTCGAATCCGAATGTGAAGTCCGTTCCTGACAGGTCATTGTCCATCGTCTTCGGAACGCCGACGACCTTGACGCCCAGCGCTGCAAGCTTGGTGGCTACACCCAGTGTGTCGTCCCCACCAATGGCGATGACGGCATCCAGACCCAGGGCTGCAATGTTGGCAATGAGCTGCTGTACAAGAGAGGGGTCCTTGAATGGGTTGGTCCGCGACGTCCCAAGGATGGTGCCGCCACGGTCGATGATCTCGTCGACGCGCGCGAGGTCCAGCG carries:
- a CDS encoding EamA family transporter; the protein is MPTTRTGSIVSVVAAAFVWGTSFAVSKLALRSIPPLWLAWIRFVLASAILLAWLLVRHEDLRLDRRAFGAMMLGGVLGYALNHIFENVGLALSTASEISLMMGVFPVLSLLVEGLVYHRRFSCIAVGGIALSVVGVVLIVNPRSLIGALGGKRLLGDGLIILSGICWAFYSILVKNLSKNSSASRTAMFQMLFGSIVLLPLAGVFERPAFPIPAEGVWAVIYLAVFCSVGGYSLYNYGVARMASTQAVNILNLVPVFGVLTSWVVLHETVTVMQLAGGAVVLLGVLLSLRDSSPSASPS
- a CDS encoding two-component system response regulator (DNA-binding response regulator in two-component regulatory system with ZraS; response regulator/sigma54 interaction protein) — encoded protein: MKTQSKLILVVDDEENIRELLRESLEDEGYRVNVAKNGQEAVEKVRALNPDTVLMDVKMPVMSGMDAFLKIKESQPDLPVIFLTAFGSSDVAISAMKSGAYDYLTKPFDIDEVKIKVKRALELRELSCLSGRARPEDLPVINSDELVGQSPLMQEVYKQIGKVASSDATVLVLGESGTGKELVAKAVHNNSHRKDRAFIVVNCAAIPENLLESELFGHDKGAFTDAFDTHIGKFEQASSGTLFLDEIGDMSLPLQAKLLRILQDGGFERVGGREHLTSSARVIAATNQDLTRLVSERKFREDLFYRLNVITLRLPPLRDRRGDTVLLARHFVRKYAAKYGRDVTEIADQTLERLTAYEWPGNVRELENVIARAVIISQAHVLLPETVELCAQPILHRREESSAPEGQPLVAQPTRPQAVGADGNGGLRLSDAIQQMEIDMIRKALRESGGNKTKAAQILGISRKSLFNKIRDYKLQDRDQ
- a CDS encoding ATP-dependent 6-phosphofructokinase (catalyzes the formation of D-fructose 1,6-bisphosphate from D-fructose 6-phosphate in glycolysis), with translation MKRIGLLTSGGDASGMNAAIRAVARTAASMGVEAVGFERGYDGLVSNTWIELNARSVSGILELGGTMLKSARSELFRTEEGRKQAALVAQQNRLDGLVIIGGNGSQTGGYLLGQLGVPVVGVASTIDNDLYGFDYTIGFDTAVNIAIDAIDRIRDVAESHDRVFVVEVMGRDNGSIALEAALATGADIVLTPELPFSIPKLITRLHDDVMAQKKHHIIVMAEGAGHAEELSHYIDANLPVECRATVLGYVQRGGSPTRFDRILASTSGEAAVVALSEGRSGVVAGTRDGHIVLQETLEAVTRRNLLKPELVELLKRVSI
- a CDS encoding 6-phosphofructokinase; protein product: MKIGILTGGGDCSGLNPAIRGAVFRAIDYGDECIGLVGGWQGLLSCETEPLDLARVDEIIDRGGTILGTSRTNPFKDPSLVQQLIANIAALGLDAVIAIGGDDTLGVATKLAALGVKVVGVPKTMDNDLSGTDFTFGFDTAVSVALDASRRLKDTALSHRRIIILEVMGRYAGWVALYTGIGSGADYTLIPEVPVDWDALVRQVMTAYRRKKYAFIVVSEGVEVTQATSEKLDDFGHMLLQDRGVGPEVARIVEEKTRISTRSATIGHIQRGGSPTLFDRILGSRVGVKAVEMIHDGEFGKMAALRGTEVTAIPLIEAVGKLKTVPQEWVDLLKVFSK